In one window of Armatimonadota bacterium DNA:
- a CDS encoding DUF4350 domain-containing protein, with protein MRVPREAWWLAGLIAVMVVVAAVARGGGAPSTNEYLNRTTYSRAPWGVRALYLTLEELGYDARRLRAPFAAATLPRQGALVMVGPAMPVTTHEWRALYRWVAAGHTLFLAGDWMLPSFEWSYPAIEEEFDLAPLSRARPVQPTYLARDVERLAVRAAWRINRPGAAMSDEEPPPRACPGGACSVAGEPPDRLGEALRRAVPLFTDHKGTVAAYSRIGKGAVVVLCGGWSLSNDGIGTADNLTFTLNALGPPRAGPVYFDEYHHGYGEQLLWTVMPLPVKLGLAQLALAVLVVMYARSRRFGAIVPLDRGRRERSEFLGTMTALLRKGQATRLALRTAYEAALQDLRVALGVAADANAAQIAEAAARVSEPAAEELGQVLRQCRGALEGPETLTEARALGLVRQLDGAVRGIKQI; from the coding sequence ATGAGAGTACCTCGCGAGGCATGGTGGTTGGCGGGGCTGATCGCGGTCATGGTGGTCGTCGCTGCGGTGGCCCGAGGCGGCGGTGCGCCGAGCACTAACGAGTACCTCAACCGTACGACGTACAGCCGCGCGCCGTGGGGCGTCCGCGCGCTTTATCTGACCCTGGAGGAACTCGGCTACGACGCCCGGCGACTGCGGGCGCCGTTCGCCGCGGCCACGTTGCCGCGCCAGGGAGCCCTCGTCATGGTCGGACCCGCGATGCCCGTCACCACACATGAGTGGCGTGCGTTGTACCGGTGGGTCGCGGCGGGGCACACGCTATTTCTCGCGGGCGATTGGATGCTCCCGTCCTTCGAGTGGTCCTATCCGGCGATAGAAGAGGAATTCGACCTCGCGCCGCTGAGCCGCGCGCGACCCGTCCAGCCGACGTACCTTGCTCGCGATGTCGAGCGACTCGCGGTTCGCGCGGCCTGGCGCATCAACCGACCCGGAGCCGCGATGTCGGACGAGGAGCCCCCGCCCCGCGCCTGCCCCGGCGGCGCGTGCAGCGTCGCCGGAGAGCCGCCGGATCGGCTCGGCGAGGCCCTGCGCCGTGCGGTGCCGTTGTTCACCGACCACAAAGGGACCGTGGCGGCCTACAGCCGAATCGGCAAAGGCGCGGTCGTTGTGCTGTGCGGCGGCTGGAGCCTGTCGAACGACGGCATCGGGACCGCGGACAATCTGACCTTCACCCTCAACGCGCTGGGCCCGCCGCGAGCGGGGCCGGTGTATTTCGACGAGTACCACCACGGGTACGGCGAGCAATTGCTGTGGACCGTGATGCCGCTGCCGGTGAAGCTGGGGCTGGCGCAACTCGCGCTCGCCGTGCTGGTCGTCATGTACGCACGGAGCCGCCGTTTCGGCGCGATTGTCCCGCTCGACCGCGGCCGTAGGGAGCGCAGTGAATTCCTCGGTACGATGACGGCATTGCTGCGCAAAGGTCAAGCCACGCGACTCGCGCTGCGCACGGCTTACGAGGCAGCCCTCCAGGACCTGCGCGTGGCGCTGGGGGTAGCAGCGGACGCGAACGCGGCACAGATTGCGGAGGCGGCGGCGCGTGTGAGCGAACCCGCGGCTGAGGAGCTGGGCCAGGTGCTGCGGCAGTGCCGCGGCGCGCTCGAGGGGCCCGAGACACTGACCGAAGCGCGGGCGCTGGGATTGGTGCGACAACTGGACGGCGCCGTGCGCGGCATAAAACAGATCTGA
- a CDS encoding MoxR family ATPase has translation MTIKELMPEVQAQVGKVVLGQEEVVAHIMTALLARGHVLLEGVPGIAKTLLSRAVARCVGADFKRVQCTPDLMPADVTGTNVFDIQARTFRLVKGPVFTNVLLVDEVNRTPPKTQSALLQAMQERCVTIDGVDHPLDGVFFVMATQNPIEYEGTYPLPEAQLDRFLMKVHVGYPEPAAEQDILRLHLRGVDPQDLDSAGVQQLIGLAEIEAAGEELARQTVRDDMIAYIAALAQRTRESPHTVLGASPRAAVALLRCAQIRAAAEGRDFVTPDDVQDMAHPVLRHRIILKPEAEIEGLTIEGLIDGVISAVPVPR, from the coding sequence ATGACCATCAAGGAATTGATGCCCGAGGTTCAGGCACAAGTCGGCAAGGTCGTGCTTGGTCAGGAAGAGGTGGTCGCGCACATCATGACGGCCCTGCTCGCGCGCGGGCACGTGCTGCTGGAGGGGGTGCCGGGGATCGCGAAGACGCTGCTGAGCCGGGCCGTGGCACGCTGCGTCGGCGCCGACTTCAAGCGCGTCCAGTGCACGCCCGACTTGATGCCGGCCGACGTCACCGGCACCAACGTCTTCGACATCCAGGCGCGCACGTTCCGCCTGGTCAAGGGCCCAGTGTTCACCAATGTGCTGCTCGTTGACGAGGTCAACCGCACCCCGCCCAAGACACAATCGGCCCTACTCCAGGCGATGCAGGAGCGCTGCGTGACGATAGATGGCGTTGATCATCCACTGGACGGCGTCTTCTTCGTCATGGCCACGCAGAACCCGATCGAGTACGAGGGAACGTATCCCCTGCCGGAGGCCCAGCTCGATCGTTTCCTGATGAAGGTGCATGTGGGCTATCCGGAGCCGGCGGCGGAGCAGGATATTTTGCGACTGCATCTGCGCGGCGTGGACCCGCAGGACCTCGATTCGGCAGGGGTGCAACAGCTCATCGGCCTCGCGGAGATCGAGGCCGCGGGTGAGGAACTCGCGCGCCAGACCGTGCGCGATGACATGATCGCGTATATCGCGGCGCTGGCGCAGAGAACGCGCGAGTCGCCTCACACGGTGCTGGGCGCGAGTCCGCGCGCGGCGGTGGCTCTGCTGCGCTGCGCGCAGATACGCGCGGCGGCCGAGGGCCGCGATTTCGTGACCCCCGACGATGTGCAGGATATGGCGCACCCGGTCCTGCGCCACCGCATCATCCTCAAGCCCGAGGCCGAGATTGAGGGCCTCACGATAGAAGGGCTCATTGACGGTGTCATTTCAGCAGTCCCCGTTCCGAGGTAG
- a CDS encoding DUF58 domain-containing protein has protein sequence MTVSFQQSPFRGSESEPEARAKSVRWFPSARLGAAVGAGALLLIAGALWMPLAWLSALWWAALAAAVVADIRALRETRRVSAVRAIEDVISLGVRNPVTLVVRSRSSHSLRCLLRDEPPLDFVTDRWHRWRDLLGDSECTETYHVTPPRRGDFAFGALNARLTAGFGFVVRQVRFDLQRSVKVYPNLASIRAHELAARKERLLDIGVRPARIRGTGLEFESLRDYVPGDELRRIDWKATARHAEPITREYDIERSQHVILCLDLGRTMASDLGLLTKVDHAVNAATLVAYVAAKAGDWVGLYAFAEEPLVFVPPRKQQFSLVLDALYGLQPHGAESNYYRSFMEAAHRIRKRALVILLTDLPDPDSSARLLRYVTLLTGRHLVLCAALSDYELYDVAAKSPTQPRALYERTVATTLLADRQRALHALRQRGAIAFDATPANLSVEVLNRYLEIKARARL, from the coding sequence TTGACGGTGTCATTTCAGCAGTCCCCGTTCCGAGGTAGCGAGTCGGAACCGGAGGCGCGCGCGAAGTCCGTGCGGTGGTTTCCGAGCGCACGGCTGGGTGCGGCGGTGGGAGCCGGGGCGCTGTTACTGATCGCCGGCGCGCTGTGGATGCCGCTCGCGTGGCTGAGCGCGCTGTGGTGGGCGGCGCTCGCGGCTGCGGTGGTTGCCGATATACGCGCGCTGCGCGAGACGCGCCGCGTCAGCGCCGTCCGCGCGATCGAGGACGTCATTTCCCTCGGCGTCCGCAATCCCGTGACGCTCGTCGTGCGCAGCCGGTCGTCGCATTCGTTGCGCTGCCTGCTGCGCGACGAGCCGCCGCTGGACTTCGTGACCGATCGCTGGCACCGATGGCGCGACCTGCTCGGGGATAGCGAGTGCACCGAGACCTACCATGTCACTCCGCCGCGGCGAGGCGACTTCGCTTTCGGCGCGCTCAACGCGCGGCTGACCGCGGGATTCGGCTTTGTGGTGCGCCAAGTGCGGTTCGACCTGCAGCGCAGCGTCAAGGTATATCCCAACCTGGCGAGCATCCGCGCGCACGAGCTTGCGGCGCGCAAGGAGCGGCTGCTCGACATCGGGGTGAGGCCCGCGCGGATCCGGGGCACCGGGCTCGAATTCGAATCACTGCGCGATTACGTGCCCGGCGACGAGCTGCGCCGCATTGACTGGAAAGCCACTGCGCGCCACGCCGAACCGATCACCCGCGAGTACGACATCGAGCGCAGCCAGCACGTCATACTGTGCCTTGACCTCGGTCGCACAATGGCGAGCGATCTGGGCTTGCTGACGAAAGTGGATCACGCCGTGAATGCGGCGACCCTGGTCGCGTATGTGGCAGCCAAGGCGGGGGACTGGGTTGGGCTGTATGCGTTCGCGGAGGAGCCGCTCGTCTTCGTGCCCCCGCGCAAGCAGCAGTTCTCGCTGGTGCTCGATGCGCTCTACGGACTGCAGCCGCACGGCGCGGAAAGCAATTACTACCGGTCATTCATGGAGGCGGCGCACCGCATTCGGAAGCGCGCGCTGGTCATTCTGCTCACCGACCTGCCGGACCCGGATTCGTCCGCCCGACTGCTGCGCTATGTGACACTGCTCACCGGGCGGCACCTGGTGCTGTGCGCCGCGCTGAGTGACTACGAGCTGTACGACGTCGCGGCGAAGTCGCCGACTCAGCCGCGAGCACTGTACGAGCGCACAGTCGCGACGACGCTGCTTGCGGATCGCCAGCGCGCGCTGCACGCGCTGCGACAGCGCGGCGCCATTGCATTTGACGCTACGCCGGCGAACCTGTCGGTCGAGGTCCTCAACCGCTACCTCGAGATCAAGGCGCGGGCGCGGCTGTAG
- a CDS encoding stage II sporulation protein M: MIDERSAARRRAQWERLAALVTDASRLRGLRGLSESDLLEFGRLYRRAASDLSHARAYGLDAKELEYLNWLVGRAYGLLYVSESSGWAGVRRFFRRELPQTLRRQWRVIALAGGLFFGSAALSALFSLLRPDLLELVNPGLAASVDAIAERHRGGADFLPADFRPVASSLIMVNNVQVSFLAFSTGILLGLGTLLVLVFNGFVLGALAAGVGRTDAAVHFWAFVAPHGVIELPTIIISAAAGLLLGFAVIAPGEYSRIDALRVAGRQAGVMMLGVIAFLAVAGVVEGFFSPAVMPPVIKFAVAAILAMGFLAYVLLGGRQPENP, from the coding sequence GTGATCGACGAACGCTCGGCAGCGAGAAGACGAGCGCAGTGGGAGCGACTCGCGGCACTGGTCACCGACGCGTCGCGCCTGCGCGGATTGCGCGGGTTGTCCGAGAGCGATCTGCTCGAGTTTGGGCGCCTCTATCGGCGCGCGGCGTCCGACCTCTCGCACGCGCGCGCCTATGGCCTTGACGCGAAGGAGTTGGAGTACCTCAACTGGCTCGTCGGCCGTGCCTACGGATTGCTCTACGTATCCGAGTCCTCCGGCTGGGCCGGCGTGAGACGGTTCTTCCGCCGCGAACTGCCGCAGACGCTGCGTCGGCAGTGGCGGGTAATCGCCCTTGCCGGAGGCTTGTTCTTCGGCTCAGCGGCCCTCAGCGCGCTATTCTCCTTGCTGCGCCCCGATCTACTCGAACTCGTCAATCCCGGTCTCGCGGCGAGCGTCGACGCCATAGCGGAGCGGCACCGCGGCGGCGCGGACTTCCTGCCGGCGGACTTCCGCCCCGTGGCGTCGTCGTTGATTATGGTCAACAACGTCCAGGTATCCTTCCTCGCGTTCTCGACCGGCATTCTGCTCGGCCTCGGCACCTTGCTCGTGCTGGTGTTCAATGGGTTCGTGCTGGGGGCGCTTGCGGCAGGCGTTGGCCGCACCGACGCGGCGGTTCATTTCTGGGCGTTCGTCGCGCCGCACGGCGTGATCGAACTGCCGACGATCATCATCTCCGCCGCCGCCGGCCTGCTGCTTGGCTTTGCCGTCATCGCCCCGGGCGAATACAGTCGGATCGACGCGCTGCGCGTTGCCGGGCGACAAGCCGGCGTCATGATGCTGGGGGTCATCGCGTTCCTGGCGGTCGCGGGAGTGGTCGAGGGGTTCTTCTCGCCGGCGGTGATGCCGCCGGTCATCAAGTTCGCAGTCGCCGCCATCCTGGCGATGGGGTTTCTTGCTTACGTCCTCCTCGGCGGGCGCCAGCCGGAAAACCCGTAG
- a CDS encoding RDD family protein has protein sequence MSFDDTRTVVTPEQVSVTYRLAGIGTRFAAMLLDTSIQFIVVLVVILLAGALGSQIEFLDIDFLGAMTSSWLIALMAIAIFGIIWGYFILWETVWHGQTPGKRAAGIRVMRDGGYPIDFRAAFVRNIARYVDFLPGFYGIGALAVFLSKDSKRLGDYAAGTVVVVDSRPAPAYQTPAPAPRQYRLLGDPALLDLRAMSRDEFTVVDRFLSRRVELPEN, from the coding sequence ATGAGCTTCGACGACACGAGAACGGTCGTTACCCCGGAGCAGGTATCGGTCACCTATCGCCTCGCGGGCATCGGGACTCGCTTCGCCGCGATGCTGCTCGACACCTCCATTCAGTTCATCGTCGTGCTCGTTGTCATATTACTCGCGGGCGCCCTGGGGTCGCAGATCGAGTTCCTGGATATCGACTTTCTGGGAGCGATGACGTCATCCTGGCTCATCGCGCTCATGGCTATCGCGATTTTCGGCATCATCTGGGGTTACTTCATCTTGTGGGAAACGGTGTGGCACGGCCAGACGCCGGGCAAGCGCGCGGCGGGGATCCGCGTGATGCGCGACGGCGGCTATCCCATCGATTTCCGCGCCGCGTTCGTGCGCAATATCGCCCGCTACGTGGACTTCCTGCCCGGCTTCTACGGCATCGGCGCCCTGGCCGTGTTCCTGAGCAAGGACAGCAAGCGGCTCGGCGATTACGCGGCGGGGACGGTCGTGGTCGTGGATTCGCGCCCGGCACCGGCGTATCAGACTCCCGCGCCCGCGCCGCGGCAGTATCGTTTGCTCGGCGACCCGGCGTTGCTTGACCTGCGCGCCATGAGCCGCGACGAGTTTACCGTGGTCGACCGCTTCCTGTCGCGCCGGGTGGAGCTGCCGGAGAAC
- a CDS encoding DegT/DnrJ/EryC1/StrS family aminotransferase, whose protein sequence is MSKTDQLALEGGSKAVTLPNADHYPQITEAEIDAVVDVMRKGQISIGDGSGVIGELERSFAEMVGTRYALAQCNGTSCLHSAFFAAGVGFGDEVIVPSYTWHASISPILHCGGTPVFCDIDPRTHTADPADIERKITAQTKAIAITHVYGNIAEMDAIMDIADEHKLIVIEDASHAHGGTYDGKQVGSIGHIGCFSLQGSKPVTGGEAGIITTNDTELYERILILGHYGRISKDLVTDKYRDLHNIGLGIKYRAHPLACAMANVQLKRLPELNEKRRQCFAVLDEGLGKIAVIRPVAVLPKAQRGGLLAYTATYDAEAAGASLFAFLTALQAEGVSTAPTITPFGYGRMHLEPAFNEFPFQGLGGPWGSPGGDNRKSTAPGSLPVSERVAASVFWLPAFTQPEPGLLEQYIEAVEKVVAQAPRLPGLVDEPESHAG, encoded by the coding sequence ATGAGCAAGACCGATCAACTGGCGCTGGAAGGCGGATCGAAAGCGGTCACGCTGCCCAACGCCGATCACTATCCGCAGATCACCGAGGCGGAGATTGACGCGGTAGTGGACGTGATGCGCAAGGGCCAGATCTCGATCGGTGACGGTTCCGGGGTGATCGGCGAACTAGAGCGCAGCTTCGCGGAGATGGTCGGCACGAGATACGCGCTCGCACAATGCAACGGCACCTCGTGCCTGCATTCGGCTTTCTTCGCTGCGGGCGTCGGGTTTGGCGACGAGGTCATTGTGCCGTCGTACACCTGGCACGCGAGCATCTCGCCCATCCTGCACTGCGGCGGCACGCCGGTGTTCTGCGACATTGATCCGCGGACGCACACCGCCGACCCCGCAGATATCGAGCGCAAGATCACCGCGCAGACGAAGGCGATTGCGATCACCCACGTCTATGGCAACATCGCCGAGATGGATGCCATCATGGACATTGCGGACGAGCACAAGCTGATCGTGATCGAAGACGCCTCTCACGCTCACGGTGGAACGTATGACGGCAAGCAGGTCGGCTCGATCGGCCACATCGGATGCTTCAGTCTCCAGGGCAGCAAGCCCGTCACCGGCGGTGAGGCCGGCATCATCACGACGAACGACACCGAGTTGTACGAGCGGATCCTGATCCTCGGGCACTACGGGCGAATCTCAAAGGATCTCGTCACCGACAAGTACCGCGACCTGCACAATATCGGCCTCGGCATCAAGTACCGCGCTCATCCCCTGGCGTGTGCGATGGCGAACGTGCAGTTGAAACGGCTGCCTGAGCTGAACGAGAAGCGGCGGCAGTGTTTCGCGGTGCTCGACGAGGGGCTCGGCAAGATCGCGGTGATTCGACCCGTAGCAGTGCTGCCGAAGGCGCAGCGCGGCGGGCTGCTTGCGTACACCGCGACGTACGACGCCGAGGCGGCCGGAGCGTCGCTGTTCGCGTTCCTCACCGCTCTGCAAGCCGAGGGCGTGAGCACCGCGCCCACTATCACCCCGTTCGGCTACGGGCGCATGCACCTCGAACCGGCCTTCAACGAGTTCCCCTTCCAAGGGCTCGGCGGGCCCTGGGGAAGCCCGGGAGGCGACAACCGCAAGTCAACTGCCCCCGGTTCGCTTCCCGTGAGCGAGCGAGTCGCCGCGAGCGTGTTCTGGCTGCCCGCGTTCACGCAACCGGAGCCCGGCCTGTTGGAGCAGTACATCGAGGCGGTGGAGAAGGTGGTCGCGCAGGCACCGCGGCTGCCGGGGCTGGTGGATGAGCCCGAGTCGCACGCGGGTTAG
- a CDS encoding nucleoside phosphorylase, giving the protein MRRRRYPILEFDATRDAVIEPSRLIAPMDVPEHCVICFFQEVIGGLRDEHGAREIARDRSEYAEHPLYEIAVEGRRLAVFHPGVGASMAAALFEYPIALGCRKFIACGGAGVLDREIAVGHVVVATSGVRDEGTSYHYLPPSREVEASSKAIAAIETVLKAHHCAYVLGKTWTTDAFYRETPEKVKLRKSEGCLTVEMEAAALFAVAQFRGVTLGQMLYGGDDVSGIDWDHRDWHGRASVREKLFWLAAEACLLL; this is encoded by the coding sequence ATGCGCCGACGGCGATACCCGATACTTGAGTTTGACGCAACGCGCGACGCGGTGATCGAGCCGAGTCGCCTCATCGCGCCGATGGATGTCCCCGAACACTGCGTCATCTGCTTCTTTCAGGAGGTCATCGGAGGCTTGCGCGATGAGCACGGCGCGCGAGAAATAGCGCGCGACCGGTCGGAGTACGCGGAGCACCCGCTGTACGAGATCGCGGTTGAGGGCCGGCGGCTGGCGGTGTTTCACCCGGGCGTCGGCGCGTCCATGGCGGCGGCATTGTTCGAGTATCCGATCGCGCTTGGATGTCGCAAGTTCATCGCGTGCGGCGGCGCAGGGGTGCTCGACCGCGAGATTGCGGTTGGGCATGTTGTTGTGGCGACGTCGGGGGTCCGGGACGAGGGCACGTCGTACCACTATCTGCCGCCGAGTCGCGAGGTCGAAGCCAGTTCGAAGGCAATTGCTGCGATCGAGACGGTTCTCAAGGCGCACCACTGCGCCTATGTCCTCGGCAAGACATGGACCACCGATGCGTTCTACCGCGAGACGCCGGAGAAGGTGAAGCTCCGCAAATCGGAGGGCTGTCTAACAGTCGAAATGGAGGCGGCGGCGCTGTTCGCGGTTGCCCAGTTCCGCGGAGTGACACTCGGGCAGATGCTCTACGGAGGCGATGATGTCAGCGGCATCGATTGGGATCACAGAGATTGGCACGGCCGGGCGTCGGTGCGCGAGAAGCTGTTCTGGTTGGCGGCGGAGGCGTGCCTGCTGCTGTGA
- a CDS encoding PHP domain-containing protein — MPADLHVHTTSSDAAMSGARQVELAAAVGLTALAITDHNAVSAVPGAQFVAERWGVEVVAGAELDCNYHDTDTHIIGLFLDLERPDFINGFIALQDRWRAWCLEVLEEYRRATGIEVSWEDVYFAGDVPVGGALVDALQRKGYDGPIAIKGGWGYGPPQARFVPMPLSPREVCDLVHLGGGVAVLAHTVEKKANGEPKFVSTKWTEPADFREILELGIDGWECWRGGHTPEQIEFILHWGNRLGLLPAGGSDFHGPYPPDTERGRRGGSLRPLVPDRAVEALRAKAESYR; from the coding sequence TTGCCCGCCGACCTGCATGTCCATACCACGTCATCCGACGCCGCGATGTCGGGCGCACGGCAGGTGGAACTGGCGGCCGCCGTCGGCCTGACGGCGCTGGCCATCACCGACCACAACGCAGTCTCCGCGGTGCCAGGCGCGCAATTCGTGGCCGAACGCTGGGGCGTCGAGGTCGTCGCTGGCGCCGAACTCGACTGCAACTACCACGATACCGACACCCACATCATCGGCCTCTTCCTCGACTTGGAGCGGCCCGACTTCATCAACGGGTTCATCGCCCTGCAGGATCGCTGGCGCGCATGGTGCCTGGAGGTACTGGAGGAGTATCGGCGGGCCACGGGCATCGAGGTATCCTGGGAGGATGTCTACTTCGCCGGCGACGTGCCGGTGGGGGGCGCGCTGGTTGACGCCTTGCAGCGCAAAGGCTACGACGGCCCCATCGCCATCAAGGGAGGCTGGGGATACGGCCCTCCGCAGGCGCGCTTCGTGCCCATGCCGCTCTCGCCGCGGGAGGTCTGTGACCTGGTGCACCTCGGCGGGGGCGTCGCCGTACTGGCGCACACCGTTGAGAAGAAGGCCAACGGTGAGCCAAAGTTCGTTTCCACGAAGTGGACCGAGCCTGCCGATTTCCGCGAGATCCTGGAGCTGGGCATTGACGGCTGGGAATGCTGGCGCGGCGGCCACACGCCCGAGCAGATCGAGTTCATCTTGCACTGGGGCAACCGCCTTGGCCTGCTGCCGGCCGGCGGCTCCGATTTTCACGGGCCCTACCCGCCCGACACCGAACGAGGAAGGCGCGGCGGTTCCTTGCGGCCGCTGGTGCCCGATCGGGCCGTAGAGGCCCTGCGCGCCAAGGCCGAGAGCTATCGCTAG
- a CDS encoding 6-phosphofructokinase, with product MPELTGNLIVGQSGGPTAVINNSLAGVVQEATRHSAIKDIYGMVHGIEGVLNENLVDLRAEKPETIEGLRQTPSAALGACRTKLKDADYERIIKVLQAHDIRYFMYVGGNDSADTCHHVEKLAQESGYELRAIAAPKTVDNDLAYTDHCPGYGSVARFNAIATRDAGRDTEAIGIVDNVKIVETMGRNTGWITASTALAKEGPDDAPHLIYLPERPFDMDKFLEDVKATFDRLGHCLITVCEGLRDEKGEELVASKRAVDTDGFGHKQLGGVADFLCDAIATNLKIKARFDKPGTIQRMSILAASPVDQEEAYLVGKQAVAAAVDGVSGQMITLVRESNSPYRVSTGMAPLEEVANAEKPVPPEFINERGNFVTEAFIEYARPLIGGPLPTYARLKGRRVPPKL from the coding sequence ATGCCCGAACTCACAGGCAATCTCATCGTCGGTCAGTCGGGAGGCCCGACCGCCGTCATCAATAACAGCCTCGCCGGCGTCGTCCAGGAGGCGACGCGCCACTCCGCGATCAAAGACATCTACGGCATGGTGCACGGCATCGAGGGCGTGCTCAACGAGAACTTGGTTGACCTGCGCGCCGAGAAGCCGGAGACCATCGAGGGCCTGCGCCAGACGCCCAGCGCCGCTCTCGGCGCATGTCGCACCAAGCTCAAGGACGCCGACTACGAGCGCATCATCAAAGTCCTTCAAGCGCACGACATCCGCTACTTCATGTACGTCGGCGGCAACGATTCCGCCGATACCTGCCACCACGTCGAGAAGCTGGCGCAGGAATCGGGCTACGAGCTGCGCGCCATCGCCGCGCCCAAGACGGTTGACAACGACCTCGCCTACACCGACCACTGCCCGGGCTACGGCAGCGTCGCTCGCTTCAACGCCATCGCCACCCGCGACGCCGGCCGCGACACCGAGGCCATCGGCATCGTGGATAACGTGAAAATCGTCGAGACCATGGGGCGTAACACCGGCTGGATCACCGCATCCACCGCTCTCGCCAAGGAAGGCCCCGACGACGCGCCGCATCTCATCTATCTCCCCGAGCGGCCGTTCGATATGGACAAGTTCCTCGAAGACGTCAAAGCGACGTTCGACCGCCTCGGCCATTGCCTCATCACGGTCTGCGAGGGGCTGCGCGACGAGAAAGGGGAGGAGTTGGTCGCCTCCAAGCGCGCAGTGGACACAGACGGCTTCGGCCACAAGCAGCTCGGCGGCGTGGCGGACTTCCTGTGCGACGCCATCGCGACCAACCTCAAGATCAAGGCGCGCTTCGATAAGCCCGGGACGATCCAGCGCATGTCCATCCTCGCCGCGTCGCCGGTGGATCAGGAGGAGGCATACCTCGTCGGTAAGCAAGCGGTCGCGGCGGCCGTTGACGGCGTGAGCGGGCAGATGATCACGCTCGTTCGCGAGTCGAATTCCCCCTACCGCGTGAGCACCGGGATGGCGCCGCTCGAGGAAGTCGCAAACGCCGAAAAGCCCGTGCCGCCCGAGTTCATCAACGAGCGCGGCAACTTCGTGACTGAGGCGTTCATCGAATACGCACGCCCGCTCATCGGCGGGCCGCTCCCGACCTACGCGCGGCTGAAGGGGCGGCGGGTCCCGCCGAAGCTCTGA
- a CDS encoding deoxyribose-phosphate aldolase, with amino-acid sequence MAYSVQGYEFKYEDFFPRKIFDQITEVRVSRPEAILEAAEARRRREDLTTDGKLTILAADHPARMVTSYADEPVRMANRQEYLARVLRVISSPGVDGVMGTTDIIEDLLIVHHLVKEKGGPGFLDDRVILGSMNRSGLAGSAWELDDRYTCFSAQSIADLNLDGAKTMFRLALEDPNSNLTLDCTAQAVNDCVALGIPIFVEALVVRQEGGKWKAAKNADDLVKIMGVATALGETSRLTWLKIPYCDEYERVARATTCPILMLGGESRGDPTGTLKEFASGIKAGASVRGALVGRNVIYPGADDPLAVAVAISEIVHKQISADEAVELLMKKRGDNFDALTKWLK; translated from the coding sequence ATGGCATACAGTGTTCAGGGTTACGAGTTCAAGTACGAGGATTTCTTCCCGCGCAAGATTTTCGACCAGATCACCGAGGTGCGCGTCTCGCGTCCCGAAGCGATCCTCGAGGCGGCGGAGGCGCGCAGGCGCCGCGAGGACCTGACCACGGACGGCAAGCTGACCATCCTCGCCGCCGACCACCCCGCGCGCATGGTCACCAGCTACGCCGATGAGCCGGTGCGCATGGCCAATCGGCAGGAGTACCTCGCCCGCGTGCTGCGCGTCATCAGCAGCCCGGGCGTGGACGGCGTCATGGGCACGACCGACATCATTGAGGATCTGCTCATCGTCCACCACCTCGTCAAGGAGAAGGGCGGCCCGGGCTTCCTTGACGACCGCGTCATCCTCGGCTCCATGAACCGCTCGGGGCTCGCTGGCAGCGCGTGGGAGTTGGACGACCGCTACACTTGCTTCAGCGCGCAGAGCATCGCCGACCTCAACCTCGACGGCGCCAAGACCATGTTTCGGCTCGCCCTGGAGGACCCCAACTCGAACCTCACGCTCGACTGTACCGCGCAGGCGGTCAATGACTGCGTCGCGCTCGGCATTCCCATCTTCGTCGAGGCGCTGGTCGTCCGTCAGGAAGGCGGCAAGTGGAAGGCCGCGAAGAACGCGGACGACCTGGTCAAGATCATGGGCGTCGCGACGGCGCTCGGCGAAACGTCGCGCCTGACCTGGTTGAAGATCCCCTACTGCGACGAATACGAGCGCGTCGCGCGCGCCACAACTTGCCCGATCCTTATGCTCGGCGGCGAGTCGCGTGGCGACCCGACGGGAACGCTGAAGGAGTTCGCGTCCGGCATCAAGGCGGGTGCGAGCGTGCGGGGCGCGTTGGTCGGACGCAACGTGATCTATCCCGGCGCCGACGATCCGCTCGCCGTGGCGGTCGCCATCAGCGAGATCGTGCATAAGCAGATCAGCGCGGACGAGGCCGTCGAACTGCTGATGAAGAAGCGCGGCGACAACTTCGACGCGCTCACCAAGTGGCTGAAGTAG